In the Lepus europaeus isolate LE1 chromosome 18, mLepTim1.pri, whole genome shotgun sequence genome, one interval contains:
- the SLC16A3 gene encoding monocarboxylate transporter 4, with protein sequence MGGAVVDEGPTGVKAPDGGWGWAVLFGCFVITGFSYAFPKAVSVFFKELMREFGIGYSDTAWISSILLAMLYGTGPLCSVCVNRFGCRPVMLVGGLFASLGMVTASFCQSIVQVYLTTGVLTGLGLALNFQPSLIMLNRYFSKRRPIANGLAAAGSPVFLCALSPLGQLLQDHYGWRGGFLILGGLLLNCCVCAALMRPLGAPQAGGGPAPQRPARRLLDLSVFRDRGFVIYALAASIMVLGLFVPPVFVVSYAKDLGVPDTKAAFLLTILGFIDIFARPTAGFITGLKRVRPYSVYLFSFAMFFNGFTDLTGSTASDYGGLVVFCIFFGISYGMVGALQFEVLMAIVGTHKFSSAIGLVLLLEAVAVLIGPPSGGKLLDATHVYKYVFILAGAEVLTSSLVLLLGNFFCIGKQPEAPGPEAALEEKLHKPPEDLGVDSREVEHFLKAEPEKNGEVVHTPETSV encoded by the exons ATGGGAGGAGCCGTGGTTGACGAGGGTCCTACGGGCGTCAAGGCCCCCgacgggggctggggctgggccgtccTCTTCGGCTGTTTCGTCATCACGGGCTTCTCCTACGCCTTCCCCAAGGCGGTCAGCGTTTTCTTCAAGGAGCTCATGCGGGAATTTGGGATCGGCTACAGCGACACGGCCTGGATCTCCTCCATCCTGCTGGCCATGCTCTATGGCACAG GCCCgctctgcagtgtgtgtgtgaaccGCTTCGGCTGCCGGCCAGTCATGCTGGTGGGTGGCCTCTTCGCGTCGCTGGGCATGGTGACCGCGTCCTTCTGCCAGAGCATCGTCCAGGTCTACCTTACCACGGGGGTCCTCACTG GCCTGGGTCTGGCCCTCAACTTCCAGCCCTCCCTCATCATGCTCAACCGCTACTTCAGCAAGCGGCGCCCCATCGCCAACGGGCTGGCGGCGGCGGGCAGCCCCGTGTTCCTGTGCGCCCTGTCCCCGCTGGGGCAGCTGCTGCAGGACCACTACGGCTGGCGGGGCGGCTTCCTCATCCTGGGGGGCCTGCTGCTCAACTGCTGTGTGTGCGCGGCGCTCATGCGGCCCCTGGGGGCACCCCAGGCGGGCGGGGGGCCCGCACCCCAGAGGCCGGCCCGGCGCCTGCTGGACCTGAGCGTCTTCCGGGACCGCGGCTTCGTCATCTACGCACTGGCCGCCTCCATCATGGTGCTGGGGCTCTTCGTGCCGCCAGTGTTCGTGGTGAGCTACGCCAAGGACCTGGGCGTGCCGGACACGAAGGCGGCCTTCCTGCTCACCATCCTGGGCTTCATCGACATCTTCGCGCGGCCCACGGCCGGCTTCATCACCGGGCTCAAGAGGGTGAGGCCCTACTCCGTCTACCTCTTCAGCTTCGCCATGTTCTTCAACGGCTTCACCGACCTCACGGGCTCCACCGCCAGCGACTACGGCGGCCTGGTGGTCTTCTGCATCTTCTTCGGCATCTCCTACGGCATGGTGGGGGCGCTGCAGTTTGAGGTGCTCATGGCCATCGTGGGCACCCACAAGTTCTCCAGCGCCATCGGCCTCGTGCTGCTGCTGGAGGCCGTGGCCGTGCTCATCGGACCCCCGTCGGGAG GCAAGCTCCTGGACGCGACGCACGTCTACAAGTACGTGTTCATCCTGGCGGGGGCTGAGGTGCTCACCTCCTCCCTGGTGCTGCTCTTGGGCAACTTCTTCTGCATCGGGAAGCAGCCCGAGGCCCCAGGGCCTGAGGCGGCCCTGGAGGAGAAGCTCCACAAGCCCCCTGAGGACCTGGGGGTGGACTCGCGGGAGGTGGAACACTTCCTGAAGGCAGAGCCCGAGAAAAACGGGGAGGTGGTCCACACCCCGGAAACCAGCGTGTGA